Proteins encoded within one genomic window of Haloferax volcanii DS2:
- a CDS encoding MATE family efflux transporter, giving the protein MSLFKGQDELNLTEGGIVKPLLYLSLPIVVTNLLQTAYNLADTFWLGQYSTEALAAISFAFPMVFLLISLGMGLSVAGSVLVAQHTGAEETDKAEYAASQTVTFAFLGSAMLGAFGYPLVRPFLDFLGASPDVLPGATAYMQVIALGLPFMFGFFVFISLMRGAGDTITPMLVMFGTVVLNVVLDPFFINGWALGPIQFPRLGIQGAAIATVISRVLAMVVGIAIMVSGSRGIQIHLTDMRPDFRYLRKILHIGIPASVEGAGRALSINALLIVVGLFSTSVVAAFGIGTRVFSVIFLPAIAVARGVETMSGQNIGAGKYDRAEQANYVAAKGLFFVLGLLGVAIFLVPEPIVSVFTTDAEVLEVGAEFLRYVSLSFGFIGIMRAFSGGFRGAGKTLIAAVISVVTLAGIRLPVAFVASQGLLPTDFWFLGTTDVRGIWIAFFVSNIVGATIAWLWFRQGTWREGDVRGSPAGGELENDDVELSSGLD; this is encoded by the coding sequence ATGAGCCTGTTCAAGGGGCAAGACGAGCTCAACCTCACCGAGGGCGGCATCGTCAAGCCGCTTCTCTACCTGTCGCTTCCCATCGTCGTCACGAACCTCCTCCAGACGGCGTACAACCTCGCGGACACGTTCTGGCTCGGCCAGTACTCGACGGAGGCGCTGGCCGCCATCTCGTTCGCCTTCCCGATGGTGTTTCTCCTCATCTCGCTCGGGATGGGGCTGTCCGTCGCCGGGAGCGTCCTCGTCGCCCAGCACACCGGGGCCGAGGAGACGGACAAAGCCGAGTACGCGGCCTCACAGACCGTCACGTTCGCGTTCCTCGGCTCCGCGATGCTCGGCGCGTTCGGCTACCCGCTCGTCCGACCGTTCCTCGATTTCCTCGGGGCCTCGCCGGACGTGTTGCCGGGCGCGACGGCCTACATGCAGGTCATCGCGCTCGGCCTGCCGTTCATGTTCGGCTTCTTCGTGTTCATCTCGCTGATGCGCGGGGCGGGCGACACCATCACGCCGATGCTCGTGATGTTCGGGACCGTCGTCCTCAACGTCGTCCTCGACCCGTTTTTCATCAACGGATGGGCGCTCGGGCCGATACAGTTCCCCCGACTCGGGATTCAGGGCGCGGCCATCGCCACCGTCATCTCGCGAGTCCTCGCGATGGTCGTCGGCATCGCCATCATGGTGTCGGGGTCCAGAGGCATCCAAATCCACCTCACTGACATGCGACCCGACTTCCGATATCTGCGGAAGATTCTCCACATCGGCATCCCCGCCAGTGTCGAGGGGGCGGGTCGCGCGCTCTCTATCAACGCGCTTCTCATCGTCGTCGGGCTGTTTTCGACCTCCGTCGTCGCGGCGTTCGGCATCGGGACCCGCGTGTTCTCGGTCATCTTCCTCCCCGCTATCGCCGTCGCCCGCGGCGTCGAGACGATGTCCGGCCAGAACATCGGCGCGGGGAAGTACGATCGCGCGGAGCAGGCGAACTACGTCGCCGCCAAGGGGCTGTTCTTCGTCCTCGGCCTGCTCGGCGTCGCCATCTTCCTCGTTCCCGAACCCATCGTCTCGGTGTTCACGACCGACGCCGAGGTGCTCGAAGTGGGCGCGGAGTTCCTGCGGTACGTCTCGCTGTCGTTCGGCTTCATCGGCATCATGCGGGCCTTTTCCGGCGGCTTCCGGGGCGCGGGCAAGACCCTCATCGCCGCGGTAATATCGGTCGTCACCCTCGCCGGCATCCGGCTTCCGGTCGCCTTCGTCGCGTCGCAGGGACTCCTCCCGACGGACTTCTGGTTCCTCGGGACCACCGACGTTCGGGGCATCTGGATCGCCTTTTTCGTCTCGAATATCGTGGGCGCGACCATCGCTTGGCTCTGGTTCCGCCAAGGAACCTGGCGCGAGGGCGACGTCCGCGGGTCGCCGGCCGGCGGCGAGTTGGAGAACGACGACGTGGAGCTATCGAGCGGGCTGGACTAA
- the secY gene encoding preprotein translocase subunit SecY: MSWKDTAAPVLSRMPAVARPESHVPFRRKLGWTAGILVLYFFLTNVTLFGVGTGSQDIFGQFRSILGGGQGTVLQLGIGPIVTASIVLQLLQGGDLLGLDTDDPGDQILYQGLQKLLVFGMIALQGLPIVFAGGYLPADPAVASALGVGAVGVKWLIFAQIFAGGALVLFMDEVVSKWGVGSGVGLFIIAGVSQRLVGGLFADPAIGASTTGIVSEWAHVLAGTETVPSLATASGVQALLFGVGGVVPLVTTLLIFGIVVYAESVRVEIPLSHARVKGARGRFPVKLIYASVLPMIFVRALQANVQFVGRILNSQWAGMPAWLGQYTSGQVTGGLFYYLNPIHAPSQWMWWLGSASQEPWQILVRVAIDLTLMLVGGAIFSIFWVETADMGPEATARQIQNSGMQIPGFRRNPQVIERVMERYIPQVTVVGGVLVGLLAVMANMLGTIGGVSGTSLLLTVSITYKLYEEIAEEQLMEMHPMMRTMFGG; the protein is encoded by the coding sequence ATGAGTTGGAAAGACACCGCAGCGCCAGTGCTGAGTCGGATGCCCGCCGTGGCCCGCCCGGAGAGTCACGTCCCGTTCCGCCGAAAGCTCGGCTGGACCGCCGGGATTCTCGTCCTGTACTTCTTCCTGACGAACGTCACGCTGTTCGGCGTCGGGACCGGGAGCCAGGACATCTTCGGACAGTTCCGCTCCATCCTCGGCGGGGGACAGGGAACCGTCCTCCAGTTGGGTATCGGTCCCATCGTCACCGCGAGCATCGTCCTCCAACTGCTGCAAGGCGGGGACTTGCTCGGCCTCGACACGGACGACCCGGGCGACCAAATCCTCTATCAGGGCCTCCAGAAACTGCTCGTCTTCGGGATGATCGCCCTCCAAGGCCTCCCCATCGTCTTCGCCGGGGGCTACCTCCCGGCCGACCCCGCGGTCGCGAGCGCTCTCGGCGTCGGCGCGGTCGGCGTGAAGTGGCTCATCTTCGCGCAGATATTCGCCGGCGGCGCGCTCGTGTTGTTCATGGACGAGGTCGTCAGCAAGTGGGGCGTCGGCTCCGGCGTCGGCCTGTTCATCATCGCCGGCGTCAGCCAGCGTCTCGTCGGCGGCCTCTTTGCCGACCCCGCCATCGGCGCGTCGACGACCGGCATCGTCTCCGAGTGGGCCCACGTCCTCGCCGGAACCGAGACGGTCCCGTCGCTCGCGACGGCGAGCGGGGTACAGGCGCTCCTGTTCGGCGTGGGGGGCGTCGTCCCGCTCGTCACGACGCTGCTCATCTTCGGTATCGTCGTCTACGCCGAGAGCGTCCGCGTCGAAATTCCGCTCTCGCACGCCCGCGTCAAGGGCGCTCGCGGTCGCTTCCCGGTGAAGCTCATCTACGCGAGCGTCCTGCCGATGATTTTCGTCCGCGCTCTGCAAGCGAACGTCCAGTTCGTCGGGCGCATCCTCAACAGCCAGTGGGCCGGCATGCCCGCGTGGCTCGGTCAGTACACGAGCGGGCAGGTCACCGGCGGCCTGTTCTACTACCTGAACCCGATTCACGCGCCCAGCCAGTGGATGTGGTGGCTCGGGTCGGCGTCCCAGGAGCCGTGGCAGATTCTCGTCCGCGTCGCCATCGACCTGACGCTGATGCTCGTCGGCGGGGCTATCTTCTCCATCTTCTGGGTCGAGACCGCCGACATGGGCCCGGAGGCGACCGCGCGGCAGATTCAGAACTCCGGGATGCAGATTCCCGGCTTCCGCCGCAACCCGCAGGTGATAGAGCGGGTCATGGAGCGGTACATCCCGCAGGTGACGGTCGTCGGCGGCGTCCTCGTCGGCCTGCTCGCCGTCATGGCGAACATGCTCGGCACCATCGGCGGCGTCTCGGGGACCTCGCTCCTCCTCACGGTCTCCATCACGTACAAGCTGTACGAGGAAATCGCGGAGGAACAGCTCATGGAGATGCACCCGATGATGCGGACGATGTTCGGCGGGTAG
- a CDS encoding DUF106 domain-containing protein — MPADSLETLLDNPAMREAVSVVVERSKRGTEELRWCDVNDALSSGQWGRLIERGVLTDAAAGGFVLSDPDRIASKLQSRDPGVEGGSDDADSSWSRWDRLGALGVVVLFAGYWNAGVRNAVAGIDNVVLGALAHSIPFYAVVIVLAAATGLYSTVMQDRLKDTELLERHQARMDDLKSRREAAKERGDDDALERIEAEQMEAMGDQWSVMKAQFRPMVWIMLVTIPAFLWMRWKVRGGHVAAGSAHVILPLVGRVGWQDAVFGPMPAWIVWYFLCSFAARQLCQKLLGIDPSGTDRPDSESTTSS, encoded by the coding sequence ATGCCCGCAGACTCTTTAGAGACGTTACTGGACAATCCGGCGATGCGGGAGGCGGTCTCGGTCGTCGTCGAACGGTCGAAACGGGGGACCGAAGAGCTCCGCTGGTGCGACGTGAACGACGCGCTGTCGAGCGGTCAGTGGGGCCGCCTCATCGAGCGCGGCGTCCTGACCGACGCTGCCGCCGGCGGCTTCGTCCTGTCCGACCCGGACCGAATCGCCTCGAAACTGCAATCGCGCGACCCCGGCGTCGAGGGCGGGAGCGACGACGCCGACTCGTCGTGGTCTCGGTGGGACAGACTCGGCGCGCTCGGCGTCGTCGTCCTGTTCGCCGGCTACTGGAACGCCGGCGTTCGAAACGCGGTCGCCGGCATCGACAACGTCGTACTCGGGGCGCTGGCGCACTCGATACCGTTCTACGCCGTGGTCATCGTCCTCGCCGCGGCGACCGGCCTCTACTCGACCGTGATGCAGGACCGACTGAAGGACACGGAACTCCTCGAACGCCACCAAGCCCGGATGGACGACCTGAAGTCGCGCCGGGAGGCGGCGAAAGAGCGCGGCGACGACGACGCGCTCGAACGCATCGAGGCGGAGCAGATGGAGGCGATGGGCGACCAGTGGAGCGTGATGAAAGCGCAGTTCAGGCCGATGGTCTGGATAATGCTCGTCACCATCCCGGCGTTCCTCTGGATGCGCTGGAAGGTCCGCGGCGGCCACGTCGCCGCCGGCTCCGCGCACGTTATCCTCCCGCTCGTCGGCCGGGTGGGCTGGCAGGACGCCGTCTTCGGCCCCATGCCCGCGTGGATCGTCTGGTACTTCCTCTGTTCGTTCGCCGCCAGACAGCTCTGTCAGAAGCTCCTCGGAATCGACCCCTCCGGGACCGATCGCCCGGACTCGGAGTCCACGACCTCGTCCTGA
- a CDS encoding sodium-dependent transporter, which produces MSDSDPRTAREEWGSRFGFLMAMLGAMVGAGNIWRMPFTTGENGGGAFLVAYILLLYLIAVPGLMAETMIGRYTNYGVIGAFRKVLGSKRAQGLGLVVLIVNVALMSYYAPIIGWALYYAGHSILMTFTQPGFQPQAFWEGFINNPALVVGMHTVTMAGLAGVLVFGIRRGIERVVKWMIPLLVVALVAVSIRGITLPGGMEGVAFVFTPDWGYLTRGSTWVAALSQALFSTGLGWGIALTYGSYLSRYDDVPLGGGLFTAIGNTSIGLLAVFATFPVVFAFGLEPSAGSNLLFISMAQVFPELPGGSLWAIVFFVSFFFATFTSGLGITEVAVTTVSEETRLSRTSAVLASCGAIWLFGLPSAYSSAFLGRMDFMFGSFGLPLATLSIIALVAWKFGPERARVLDLNRNAGVYIGSWWNPVVKYVIPVVMVFILGYGVYSSIGTVNQRLMLLGVAFMAALVVVSTLVMSVIGDEPPSGSAAVPGGDD; this is translated from the coding sequence ATGTCAGACTCAGATCCGAGAACGGCGAGGGAAGAGTGGGGAAGCCGGTTCGGCTTCCTCATGGCGATGCTCGGCGCGATGGTGGGCGCGGGCAACATCTGGCGCATGCCGTTTACGACGGGCGAAAACGGCGGTGGTGCCTTCCTCGTGGCCTATATTCTCCTGTTGTACCTCATCGCGGTTCCCGGGCTGATGGCCGAGACGATGATCGGCCGCTACACGAACTACGGGGTCATCGGAGCGTTCAGGAAGGTTCTCGGGAGCAAGCGGGCGCAGGGTCTCGGCCTCGTAGTCCTCATCGTCAACGTGGCGCTGATGTCGTACTACGCGCCGATCATCGGCTGGGCGCTCTACTACGCCGGTCACTCGATTCTCATGACGTTCACCCAGCCGGGGTTCCAGCCGCAGGCGTTCTGGGAGGGTTTCATCAACAACCCGGCGCTCGTCGTCGGGATGCACACGGTGACGATGGCCGGTCTGGCCGGCGTTCTCGTGTTCGGCATCCGCCGGGGCATCGAGCGCGTCGTGAAGTGGATGATTCCGCTGCTCGTCGTCGCGCTCGTGGCGGTCTCGATTCGCGGCATCACGCTCCCCGGCGGTATGGAGGGCGTCGCGTTCGTCTTCACGCCCGATTGGGGGTATCTCACCCGCGGCAGTACGTGGGTCGCGGCGCTCAGTCAGGCGCTGTTCTCGACGGGCCTCGGGTGGGGAATCGCGCTGACCTACGGGAGCTATCTCAGCCGGTACGACGACGTGCCGCTCGGCGGCGGTCTGTTCACCGCCATCGGAAACACGAGTATCGGCCTGCTCGCGGTGTTCGCCACGTTCCCCGTCGTCTTCGCGTTCGGACTCGAACCGAGCGCCGGGTCCAACCTGCTTTTCATCTCGATGGCGCAGGTGTTCCCCGAACTCCCCGGCGGGAGTCTGTGGGCCATCGTGTTCTTCGTCTCCTTCTTCTTCGCGACGTTCACTTCCGGCCTCGGCATCACCGAGGTCGCCGTCACCACCGTCTCGGAGGAGACGCGGCTCTCGCGGACTAGTGCTGTGCTCGCGTCCTGCGGCGCGATTTGGCTGTTCGGCCTCCCGAGCGCCTACTCGTCGGCGTTCCTCGGGCGGATGGACTTCATGTTCGGGAGCTTCGGCCTCCCGCTGGCGACGCTTTCTATCATCGCGCTCGTCGCGTGGAAGTTCGGCCCCGAGCGCGCCCGCGTCCTCGACCTCAACCGCAACGCCGGCGTCTACATCGGCTCGTGGTGGAATCCGGTCGTGAAGTACGTCATCCCCGTCGTGATGGTGTTCATCCTCGGCTACGGCGTCTACTCCAGTATCGGGACCGTGAACCAGCGGTTGATGCTGCTCGGCGTCGCGTTCATGGCCGCGCTCGTCGTTGTGAGCACGCTCGTAATGAGCGTCATCGGCGACGAGCCACCGTCCGGTTCCGCGGCCGTCCCGGGAGGTGACGACTGA
- a CDS encoding proline racemase family protein → MTSDSATDEPADEREFEFDELTTDASFTTIDTHTEGEPTRIVVDGIDRSALVGDSVRERRDSFADTHDWVRDLLMREPRGHDDMFGAVVVDSDHPDADVGVFFMDSRGYLDMCGHGTIGVVSALLELDRLDRRKTIRVETPAGLVEATPEYVPDGGVECVTIQNVRSFVYDQATVPVSFLDSSLRVDVVYAGNFFALVDSDQLGLPVEPQHAATFVDWGLEIRDAVNERLDIVHPLTGEEGSISITEIYGTPDEVDRSIVVFGEGQVDRSPCGTGTCAKMALLHDAGALDVGESYLHESIVGTRFEGRLVAAEERDGVTLTTPLITGSARITGKHTFVKDAKDSLSGFSISAE, encoded by the coding sequence ATGACCTCTGACTCCGCTACCGACGAGCCCGCGGACGAACGCGAGTTCGAGTTCGACGAACTCACCACGGACGCGTCGTTTACGACCATCGACACGCACACAGAGGGCGAGCCGACCCGCATCGTCGTCGACGGTATCGACCGCTCGGCGCTCGTGGGTGACTCCGTTCGGGAGCGCCGCGATTCGTTCGCCGACACCCACGACTGGGTGCGCGACCTGCTGATGCGGGAGCCCCGCGGCCACGACGACATGTTCGGGGCCGTCGTCGTTGATTCCGACCATCCCGACGCGGACGTGGGCGTCTTCTTTATGGACAGCCGAGGTTACCTCGACATGTGCGGCCACGGGACTATCGGCGTCGTCTCCGCCCTCCTCGAACTGGATCGACTCGACCGGCGCAAGACCATCCGCGTCGAGACGCCGGCCGGACTCGTCGAGGCGACGCCCGAGTACGTGCCGGACGGGGGCGTCGAGTGCGTCACGATACAGAACGTTCGGTCCTTCGTCTACGACCAAGCGACCGTCCCGGTCTCGTTTCTCGACTCGTCGCTCCGCGTCGACGTCGTCTACGCGGGCAACTTCTTCGCGCTGGTCGACAGCGACCAGCTCGGCCTGCCCGTCGAACCGCAGCACGCGGCGACGTTCGTCGATTGGGGCCTCGAAATCCGCGACGCCGTCAACGAGCGCCTCGATATCGTCCACCCGCTCACCGGCGAGGAAGGGTCGATCTCGATCACCGAGATATACGGCACACCCGACGAGGTGGACCGAAGTATCGTCGTCTTCGGCGAGGGTCAGGTCGACCGCTCGCCCTGTGGGACTGGGACATGCGCGAAAATGGCGCTCCTCCACGATGCCGGCGCGCTCGATGTTGGCGAGTCGTATCTCCACGAGAGCATCGTCGGTACGCGCTTCGAAGGGAGGCTCGTCGCGGCCGAAGAACGTGACGGCGTAACGCTGACGACGCCGCTCATCACCGGTTCTGCCCGCATCACCGGGAAACACACGTTCGTCAAAGACGCGAAGGACTCGCTTTCCGGGTTCAGCATCTCGGCCGAGTAG
- a CDS encoding helix-turn-helix domain-containing protein yields the protein MSNASAPNSELTGPTRLTLKVWHPDCWTLEVTENVDAGVTAHTVYNTPEDAVKGHFTVYADRVEDIDDFVRATERSRLTDSVSELSPRHEFDNGASNVGNTTRELMVEYDPENSMTDSLLSHGFVHDAPVRVDDGWEYWPVIDTADRADLRERLDSLEAANQAEIIVTKVTSVAGAKNHVSHQLDKLSNRQREVFELACRRDYYTWPRATTTRELADELDISKTTLLEHLRKAEAKLLNQYAESTP from the coding sequence ATGTCGAACGCTAGCGCACCGAATTCCGAACTCACGGGCCCGACCAGACTCACGCTCAAGGTCTGGCACCCGGACTGCTGGACGCTGGAAGTGACGGAGAATGTCGACGCCGGGGTCACCGCCCACACCGTGTACAACACGCCCGAAGACGCGGTCAAGGGACACTTCACGGTCTACGCCGACCGGGTCGAGGACATCGACGACTTCGTCCGCGCGACCGAGCGGTCGCGGTTGACTGACTCCGTCTCCGAGTTGAGCCCCCGCCACGAGTTCGACAACGGCGCGTCGAACGTCGGCAACACGACGCGGGAGTTGATGGTCGAGTACGACCCCGAAAACAGCATGACCGACTCGCTTCTATCACACGGCTTCGTCCACGACGCGCCCGTCCGCGTCGACGACGGCTGGGAGTACTGGCCGGTCATCGACACCGCCGACCGGGCCGACCTCCGCGAACGCCTCGACTCGCTGGAGGCGGCGAATCAGGCCGAAATCATCGTCACCAAGGTCACTTCTGTCGCCGGCGCGAAAAACCACGTCTCGCACCAACTGGACAAGCTCTCGAACCGCCAGCGCGAGGTGTTCGAACTGGCCTGTCGACGCGACTACTACACGTGGCCGCGGGCGACGACGACGCGGGAATTGGCCGACGAACTCGACATCTCGAAAACCACGCTGCTCGAACATCTCCGGAAGGCCGAGGCGAAACTCCTCAACCAGTACGCGGAGTCAACTCCGTAA
- a CDS encoding chloride channel protein, producing the protein MPQNPSDESTLRERIRRAIRSAEVEPRYEDIAMNVLAVAIGVVAGLGAVVFRVGIWVVQELLYGTSLNPGNVSFALVPVTNAFDLLSPLGPLRYAAIPALGGLLVGVVVLLTTDAVKGHGVPSVLDAMLNRGGRISPKIALYKTLASSVAIGSGASLGREGPIIQIGSAAGSFFGRFVRSRHTRTLVAAGAAAGIAGTFNTPIGGIMFALEILLAEYYLGHVITVVLAALTATAVARPILEFSPTPGIREFLVPASYQLVTPAVELPIYLLLGAVVGLVGAGLVKLLYGVEHFFERLDAPDYLKPALGGLLLGVSVLVGTVVLGVAPGEAAGLLLGVGYGVVHRSIDGGFLFGALVALAVLKAVGFSMSVGSGSSGGVFSPSLFVGATVGGAFGLAVHALVPGTAPSGAYALVGMGGIFAATAGAPLTAIIIIFELTGQYTIILPLLMVSVVGSEIASYLLNGSTIYTQKLRDLGYTVQERRIGSIEDVHVADVMTTAVDTVKVGTPLSEAVNRLRDTDHGGLPIVEADESLAGIVVQSDAQGYLTENIEALDGDDDPAADPPVEEVGTRTVVTTTPNSNLLHVVDAMEAADVGRVPVVDGATVVGIVTRSDVLDAYDDIPIESAVEPMRCRRGDEGAQSESRAAPPTAAGDR; encoded by the coding sequence ATGCCCCAAAACCCGAGTGACGAGTCTACCCTGCGCGAGCGGATTCGTAGGGCGATACGGTCGGCGGAGGTCGAACCGCGGTACGAAGATATCGCGATGAACGTGCTGGCGGTCGCCATCGGCGTCGTCGCCGGGCTCGGGGCCGTCGTCTTCCGCGTCGGTATCTGGGTCGTCCAAGAACTGCTCTACGGCACCTCGCTCAACCCGGGCAACGTCTCGTTCGCGCTCGTGCCCGTGACCAACGCCTTCGACCTCCTGTCCCCGCTCGGGCCGCTCCGCTACGCGGCCATCCCCGCGCTGGGCGGCCTCCTCGTCGGCGTCGTCGTCCTGCTCACGACCGACGCGGTCAAGGGCCACGGCGTGCCGAGCGTCCTCGACGCGATGCTGAACCGCGGCGGCCGCATCAGCCCGAAAATCGCCCTCTACAAGACGCTCGCATCGAGCGTTGCCATCGGGAGCGGGGCGTCGCTCGGCCGCGAGGGGCCCATCATCCAAATCGGGAGCGCCGCCGGGTCCTTTTTCGGCCGGTTCGTTCGCTCGCGGCACACGCGGACGCTCGTCGCGGCCGGGGCGGCCGCGGGCATCGCGGGCACGTTCAACACGCCCATCGGGGGCATCATGTTCGCGCTCGAAATCCTCCTCGCGGAGTACTACCTCGGCCACGTCATCACGGTGGTCCTCGCCGCGCTGACGGCGACGGCGGTCGCCCGCCCGATTCTGGAGTTCTCGCCGACGCCCGGCATCCGCGAGTTCCTCGTGCCGGCGTCCTACCAGTTGGTGACGCCGGCGGTCGAACTCCCCATCTACCTGCTTTTGGGGGCCGTCGTCGGCCTCGTCGGCGCGGGCCTCGTGAAACTGCTCTACGGCGTCGAGCACTTCTTCGAGCGCCTCGACGCGCCGGACTATCTCAAGCCCGCGCTGGGCGGACTCCTGCTCGGCGTGAGCGTCCTTGTCGGGACCGTCGTCCTCGGCGTCGCGCCGGGGGAGGCCGCCGGACTCCTCCTCGGGGTCGGCTACGGCGTCGTCCACCGGAGCATCGACGGCGGCTTCCTCTTCGGCGCGCTCGTCGCGCTGGCGGTGCTCAAGGCGGTCGGCTTCTCGATGTCGGTCGGGAGCGGGAGTTCCGGCGGTGTGTTCTCGCCGTCGCTGTTCGTGGGTGCCACCGTCGGCGGCGCGTTCGGCCTCGCGGTCCACGCGCTCGTCCCCGGGACGGCCCCCTCGGGCGCGTACGCGCTGGTCGGGATGGGCGGCATCTTCGCCGCGACTGCCGGCGCGCCGCTCACCGCCATCATCATCATCTTCGAACTCACCGGCCAGTACACCATCATCCTCCCGCTTTTGATGGTCAGCGTCGTCGGGAGCGAAATCGCGAGCTACCTCCTCAACGGCAGTACCATCTACACCCAGAAGCTCCGAGACCTCGGCTACACGGTCCAAGAGCGCCGCATCGGAAGTATCGAGGACGTGCACGTCGCCGACGTGATGACGACCGCCGTCGACACCGTCAAAGTCGGAACGCCGCTTTCGGAGGCCGTCAATCGGCTCCGCGACACCGACCACGGCGGGCTTCCCATCGTCGAAGCGGACGAGTCGCTCGCCGGTATCGTCGTCCAGAGCGACGCTCAGGGGTATCTGACCGAGAACATCGAGGCCCTCGACGGCGACGACGACCCGGCGGCGGACCCGCCGGTCGAGGAAGTCGGCACGCGGACCGTCGTCACGACGACGCCGAACAGCAACCTCCTCCACGTCGTGGACGCGATGGAAGCCGCCGACGTGGGTCGCGTCCCGGTCGTCGACGGGGCGACGGTCGTCGGCATCGTCACGCGGAGCGACGTGCTCGACGCCTACGACGACATCCCCATCGAGTCGGCGGTCGAGCCGATGCGCTGTCGCCGAGGCGACGAGGGGGCGCAGTCGGAGTCGCGGGCGGCGCCCCCCACCGCGGCGGGAGACCGCTGA